The genomic segment GGATACGGGGAGTACTTCCTTGGCCGGGTACACGGCTGCGAACCCTTCCGTTTCGAGGAGCGGTCGGGTTTCTGCGTAACGGGCGATCTGGCCATCGAGGGCGTTGGGGGGGATACTGCGACTACGACGTTTGTTGCGGTCCTTGCAGGTCTTGGCGTCGGTGTCGAAGACGATGGCGATACAGGGCATTTCGGTCGCAGTGGCCTTGTCCCGCCAACGTTGGCGGTCTTCGGCGTTGAGACCAAGAGTATCGATGACCGTTACGAGACCGCGCTTCAAGCGGGCATCAACAATCGACTCGAGTACCGCGAACGCGTCCGTCGACGCCCTTTGATCGTGTTGCCCGGTACCGACGGCCGCCCGGAGCGCATCTGAGGACACAACTTGGCCCGAAGCGAAGTTGGTTTCCGCCCAGGTGGTCTTCCCACTTCCCGACGGTCCTACCAACACGACGAGCGACGGAATGGGGATTCGGATCGCCATCCCGGCAGCCTACAGTTCCGTCGATGACCATTGAGATCCGATCC from the Acidimicrobiia bacterium genome contains:
- a CDS encoding AAA family ATPase; protein product: MAIRIPIPSLVVLVGPSGSGKTTWAETNFASGQVVSSDALRAAVGTGQHDQRASTDAFAVLESIVDARLKRGLVTVIDTLGLNAEDRQRWRDKATATEMPCIAIVFDTDAKTCKDRNKRRSRSIPPNALDGQIARYAETRPLLETEGFAAVYPAKEVLPVS